In Salarias fasciatus chromosome 2, fSalaFa1.1, whole genome shotgun sequence, one genomic interval encodes:
- the rnf212 gene encoding putative E3 SUMO-protein ligase RNF212, giving the protein MSFWVCCNSCFLCPSADRKLAVTTCGHVICSVCYQKGNPGKCLICSSKCQVSALSEKSSAEVKALFSDINSTATRHFTEISKVLKFQSRHQKRILAYYQQKNKKLDEVLVKMRQEMQQMTEKLNEQRTNIAKLKNSLQQQRVKQASSVPQMSRMSQTPHGHKAVLQMPYTSPVSLSRHASVSNMTENMEVDEGSLFRKPVPAPRLSFIASPQDGTLGPGCLSSQRSACSATVSRFQGASLTPSVSYSQTPAWKSPIFKPLSSFRHSMSSPVCPSP; this is encoded by the exons ATGTCTTTCTGGGTCTGCTGCaactcctgcttcctctgcccCAGCGCCGACCGCAAACTGGCTGTCACAACCTGTGGCCATGTCATCTGCAGCGTCTGCTACCAGAAAG GTAATCCTGGAAAGTGTTTAATATGCAGCTCAAAATGTCAAGTATCAGCTCTCTCAGAGAAA AGCAGTGCTGAAGTGAAGGCCCTGTTTTCTGACATCAACAGTACGGCGACCAGACACTTCACAGAAATCAGCAAG GTGTTAAAGTTCCAGTCGAGACACCAGAAGAGGATCCTGGCTTATTATCAGCAGAAG AATAAGAAGCTAGATGAAGTGTTGGTCAAGATGAGGCAAGAAATGCAACAGATGACAGA GAAGCTGAATGAACAACGCACCAACATTGCGAAGCTGAAAAactccctccagcagcagag GGTGAAGCAGGCTTCATCTGTGCCCCAGATGAGCCGCATGTCCCAAACGCCACATGGACATAAAGCGg TTCTTCAGATGCCGTACACTTCCCCCGTCTCCCTCTCACGACACGCTTCAGTCTCAAACAT GACTGAAAACATGGAGGTGGATGAAGGGAGTCTGTTCAGAAAG CCTGTCCCCGCTCCCCGGCTGTCCTTCATCGCCTCTCCACAGGACGGGACGCTGG gccCCGGCTGCCTGTCGTCCCAACGCTCCGCCTGCTCGGCCACGGTCAG tcgATTCCAGGGAGCCTCTCTGACCCCGAGCGTCTCCTACAGCCAGACCCCGGCCTGGAAATCTCCCATCTTCAAACCTCTGTCCTCCTTCAGACACTCCATGTCCTCCCCAGTCTGTCCTTCTCCttag
- the LOC115396683 gene encoding transmembrane emp24 domain-containing protein 11 encodes MGLRGTGFLLQCYLMLAGAMYFDLGEQEEKCIIEEIPEDSLVTSYFLLEPWHRESSSKPSRYFGVRAKVKDPNFEIVVDKRFGKFGKFTFTAHASGNHFLCFQTNSTKFSVYAGEKLKLHLDVQMGEHTIDPQIDRTKSNLEVLENSLRHMIDQMGYILKHQDYQREKEEVFRQVSEDTNRKVMWWAVVQTSILLSVGFWQMKRLKDFFIEKKLV; translated from the exons ATGGGTTTGCGAGGGAcaggcttcctgctgcagtgttACCTGATGTTGGCGGGCGCCATGTATTTCGATCTGGGGGAACAGGAGGAAAAGTGCATCATCGAGGAGATTCCTGAAGACTCGCTGGTCACCA GTTATTTCTTGTTGGAGCCGTGGCACCGGGAGTCATCCAGCAAGCCATCTCGCTACTTTGGCGTCAGGGCGAAGGTCAAAGACCCAAACTTCGAG ATCGTGGTGGACAAACGTTTCGGTAAATTTGGCAAGTTCACCTTCACTGCGCACGCCTCAGGGAATCACTTCCTCTGCTTCCAAACCAACTCCACCAAGTTCTCCGTCTACGCTGGAGAAAAGCTG AAGCTGCATTTGGATGTCCAGATGGGAGAGCACACCATCGACCCTCAGATAGACAGAACCAAAAGCAacctggaggttctggagaaCAGTCTGAGACACATGATAGACCAGATGGGATACATCCTCAAacaccaggactaccagagg gagaaggaggaggtgttTCGTCAGGTCAGCGAGGACACCAACAGAAAGGTGATGTGGTGGGCTGTGGTGCAGACCTCCATCTTGCTGTCTGTTGGTTTCTGGCAGATGAAGCGACTGAAAGACTTCTTCATCGAAAAGAAATTGGTCTAA
- the spon2b gene encoding spondin-2b, giving the protein MKTSSSSSSFSKALYHLVVTVLAVCQGVHSMPVPTDVPMCTASEPAQYSLTFSGRWTQAAFPKQYPVYRPPAQWSNLIGVTHSSDFHMWQRNEFASNGVREFAEKGEAWTLMKEVETAGERIQSVYGSSPLPAVMGGTGQMHTEFEVFARHSYLSFVVRLVPSPDWFVGVDSIDLCDGDRWKESVSLELFPYDAGTDSGFTFSSPNFETIPQDKITQITSSFPNHPANSFFYPRLKHLPPIAKVTLTKIKKTNQIISLPVEPTQSNQLPTGNEIEEALINTPLDCEVSVWSPWGLCKGKCGDSGVQHRTRYILMHPANNGAACPLLEEERKCFPDNCL; this is encoded by the exons ATgaagacctcctcctcctcctcctccttctccaagGCTCTCTACCACCTCGTCGTCACCGTGCTGGCAGTATGCCAGGGCGTCCACTCCATGCCTGTCCCCACCGACGTGCCCATGTGCACGGCCTCCGAGCCGGCCCAGTACAGCCTGACGTTCTCTGGCCGGTGGACCCAGGCCGCCTTCCCCAAGCAGTACCCTGTCTACCGTCCACCTGCGCAGTGGTCCAACCTCATCG gagTGACGCACAGCTCCGACTTCCACATGTGGCAGCGTAATGAGTTCGCCAGCAACGGAGTGAGGGAGTTCGCCGAGAAGGGCGAGGCCTGGACGCTCATGAAGGAAGTGGAGACGGCCGGCGAACGCATCCAGAGTGTTTATGGATCCTCTCCGCTCCCCGCCGTGATGGGAGGAACGGGGCAGATGCACACTGAGTTCGAAGTCTTCGCCAGGCACTCATAT TTGTCCTTCGTGGTGCGTCTGGTCCCCAGCCCGGACTGGTTCGTGGGCGTGGACAGCATCGACCTGTGCGATGGCGACCGCTGGAAGGAGAGCGTGTCGCTGGAGCTCTTCCCCTACGACGCCGGCACCGACAGCGGCTTCACCTTCTCCTCCCCCAACTTCGAGACCATCCCGCAGGACAAGATCACACAG ATCACCTCATCCTTCCCCAACCACCCTGCCAACTCCTTCTTCTACCCCCGCCTGAAGCACCTGCCGCCCATCGCCAAGGTCACGCTCACCAAGATAAAGAAGACCAATCAGATCATCAGCCTGCCCGTCGAGCCCACGCAGTCCAACCAGCTGCCCACGGGGAACGAGATCGAGGAAGCGCTCATCA aTACCCCCCTGGACTGCGAGGTGTCGGTCTGGTCTCCGTGGGGCTTGTGCAAGGGCAAGTGTGGAGACTCGGGCGTGCAGCACCGGACCCGCTACATCCTGATGCACCCCGCCAACAACGGGGCGgcctgccccctgctggaggaggagaggaagtgcTTCCCGGACAACTGCTTATGA